A window of the Radiobacillus deserti genome harbors these coding sequences:
- a CDS encoding tetratricopeptide repeat protein produces MEPKWETIVMDGWENKDDETKLIEYFLEVVDKYPNSARAKFELANAHDFTGQEKKAISLYEDAISTGLDAEYEAYALLQLGSSLRNVGRIDDAIRILSDAEQRYPELPSISMFLGLALHDKNRNADALRKTLNVMLMKVITPDIERYRMALENYIKDIK; encoded by the coding sequence ATGGAGCCGAAGTGGGAAACAATTGTTATGGATGGATGGGAAAACAAAGATGATGAGACTAAACTAATAGAATATTTCTTGGAAGTTGTAGACAAATATCCAAATTCAGCAAGGGCAAAATTTGAATTGGCTAATGCTCATGATTTTACAGGACAAGAGAAAAAGGCGATTTCGCTATATGAAGATGCAATCAGCACAGGTCTTGATGCCGAGTACGAAGCATATGCCTTATTACAATTAGGTAGTTCTTTAAGAAATGTCGGGAGAATAGACGATGCCATAAGAATATTATCTGATGCTGAACAACGTTATCCTGAACTCCCTTCTATCTCTATGTTTCTTGGTCTTGCTTTGCACGATAAAAATAGAAATGCTGATGCATTAAGAAAAACACTGAATGTGATGTTAATGAAAGTGATAACTCCCGATATAGAACGGTATAGAATGGCTTTAGAGAACTACATTAAAGATATTAAATGA
- a CDS encoding GNAT family N-acetyltransferase: MDITIEKLHDTDAENLYKFELENRIFFEEMVPSRGDDYYNFETFKERNKALLDEQAQGLSYFYLIKNKDGSIVGRMNLVDIENGLGHIGYRVGKAYTGKGIANRALKLLLETIRNKQGIKEVSAKTTTNNMASQKVLEKNGFKYMAASDEEFLMNGQKVKFVYYLLTN, translated from the coding sequence ATGGATATAACAATTGAGAAATTACATGACACTGATGCTGAAAATTTATATAAGTTTGAGCTTGAAAACAGAATTTTTTTTGAGGAAATGGTACCAAGTCGTGGGGATGATTACTACAACTTCGAGACATTTAAAGAAAGGAATAAAGCCTTACTGGATGAACAAGCGCAAGGGTTATCTTATTTCTATTTAATTAAAAATAAGGATGGCTCTATTGTTGGAAGAATGAATTTAGTAGATATTGAAAACGGTTTAGGGCATATCGGTTATAGAGTGGGAAAAGCATATACTGGAAAAGGAATTGCTAATAGAGCATTGAAACTTTTATTAGAAACTATAAGAAATAAGCAAGGAATAAAAGAGGTTTCCGCGAAGACAACTACTAATAATATGGCCTCTCAAAAAGTCTTAGAGAAAAACGGATTTAAGTATATGGCAGCAAGTGATGAAGAATTTTTAATGAATGGACAAAAGGTAAAGTTTGTTTATTATCTGCTGACAAATTAA
- a CDS encoding MarR family winged helix-turn-helix transcriptional regulator has protein sequence MDRGKLFQQFVRFTASVHQVTNDMTKDIKIENITTVQYKILEFITVSQPVTLSEISECLHLSLPNSSRELKKLMESKLCEKIMDPNDRRKFDIRLTENGTALMNKVFRQLEIRFQERINNLTESELKEMEAAIKTLQTKFFA, from the coding sequence ATGGACAGAGGTAAGCTTTTCCAACAGTTTGTTCGATTTACTGCATCCGTACATCAAGTAACAAACGATATGACAAAAGATATCAAAATTGAAAACATAACGACCGTTCAATACAAAATATTAGAGTTCATTACAGTTAGCCAACCTGTCACTCTAAGTGAAATCAGTGAATGCTTACATTTATCTTTACCGAATTCTAGCCGTGAGTTAAAAAAATTAATGGAAAGCAAACTATGCGAAAAAATTATGGATCCGAATGACCGGCGCAAATTTGACATTCGTCTTACAGAGAATGGAACGGCGCTAATGAATAAAGTGTTTCGACAGCTTGAAATAAGATTTCAAGAGCGAATTAACAATTTGACAGAGTCAGAACTAAAAGAAATGGAAGCAGCAATTAAAACTTTACAAACTAAATTTTTTGCATAG
- a CDS encoding S66 peptidase family protein encodes MNKPRALKKGDRVAIIAPAGPTDKEQLTQGIRVLEERGLDVVLGRHVFDVEEDIDILDQNRLFDLHEAFRNPSIRGIFCANGGFGTARIAPKIDYAMIKGNPKIFWGYSDITYLLNAIQNFSNLVTFHGPMVASDLNDEERTTETESSILSLFTGEPLTYDSRNSPLNTITYGTGEGRLIGGNLTLLTNGLGTPYQVNTNGAILLIEEVQEPAFKVNLMLTHLQQAGLFDTVKGVVIGNFQAEPDEHKKIKKVLQDFFTRVSFPVVENFHIGHCQPNYGVPLGVNAKLTTSPPRLEVDSGVR; translated from the coding sequence ATGAACAAACCACGTGCTTTGAAAAAGGGTGACCGAGTAGCGATTATTGCACCAGCTGGTCCAACTGACAAAGAGCAACTTACACAAGGCATACGTGTACTTGAAGAGAGGGGACTAGATGTCGTCCTTGGACGACACGTGTTCGATGTGGAGGAAGACATAGACATATTGGACCAAAATCGGCTCTTTGATTTGCACGAAGCCTTTAGAAATCCTTCTATTAGAGGCATTTTTTGTGCAAATGGAGGATTCGGTACAGCTAGAATCGCTCCTAAGATTGATTATGCAATGATAAAAGGAAATCCTAAGATATTTTGGGGATACAGTGATATTACATATCTGCTTAATGCAATTCAAAACTTCAGTAATTTAGTTACTTTTCACGGACCGATGGTTGCATCCGACCTAAATGACGAAGAACGAACCACAGAGACAGAATCCTCGATCTTATCTTTGTTTACGGGTGAACCTTTGACCTATGACTCTAGAAACTCGCCCCTCAACACCATTACATACGGAACAGGAGAAGGACGTTTGATCGGTGGGAATCTAACCTTGCTAACAAATGGGCTAGGAACGCCATATCAAGTAAATACGAACGGAGCAATCCTCCTAATCGAGGAAGTTCAAGAACCTGCTTTTAAGGTGAATTTAATGCTTACTCACCTTCAACAAGCTGGGTTGTTTGATACTGTCAAAGGTGTGGTCATTGGTAATTTCCAAGCGGAACCAGACGAACATAAGAAAATTAAAAAAGTGCTGCAAGATTTTTTTACCAGAGTATCATTCCCTGTTGTTGAGAATTTTCATATTGGTCATTGTCAGCCCAATTATGGGGTGCCGCTAGGAGTGAATGCAAAACTTACAACGTCGCCACCTCGTCTTGAAGTCGATTCTGGTGTTAGGTAA